Genomic segment of Rhodococcus sp. W8901:
ACGGTGCTCGGCGAGCTCAAGGGCGGCGCGATGAAGCTCGGGCAGGCGCTCAGCGTGATGGAGGCCGCGATCCCCGAGGAGTTCGCGGAGCCGTACCGCGAGGCACTCACCAAGCTGCAGGCCGAGGCGCCCCCGCTGCCCGCGAAGCAGGTGCACCGGGTGCTGGACCAGCAACTGGGCACCAAGTGGCGCGAGCGGTTCGCCGAGTTCGACGACACCCCCACCGCGTCCGCCAGCATCGGCCAGGTCCACCGCGCCGTGTGGTCGGACGGTCGCGAGGTGGCGGTCAAGGTCCAGTACCCGGGTGCCGACGAGGCCCTGCGCGCCGACCTGAAGACGCTGTCCCGGTTCGCGGGCCTGTTCACCTCGGTGATGCCGGGTACCGATATCAAGCCGGTCCTCGACGAGCTCAGCGCCCGCACCGAGGAGGAACTGGACTACCGCATCGAGGCCGACAACCAGCGCGCGTTCGCGAAGGTGTTCGACGGCGACCCGAAGTTCGTGGTGCCGCACGTGGTGGCCAGCGCGCCGAAGGTGGTCGTCACCGAGTGGATGGCCGCGACCCCGCTGTCGGCGATCATCAGCAGCGGCACCACCGAGCAGCGCAACACCGCGGGCGCGCTGCTCGCGGAGTTCCACTTCGTCTCCCCCGCCCGCGTCGGACTGCTGCACTGCGATCCGCACCCCGGCAACTTCATGCTGCACGACGACGGACGTCTCGGGATCATCGACTTCGGCGCCACCGCGCCGATGCCGGAAGGGCTGCCGCCGGTGCTGGGCCGGATGGTGCGCCTGTCACTGAACGAGCAGTTCGACGAACTCACGGAACTGTTGCGCGACAACGGTTTCGTGCTACCCGGACGCACCGTCACCGATCAGGAGATCGCCGACTACCTGCGCCCGTTCACCGACCCGATCCGCACCGAGTCGTTCCACTTCACCCGCGCCTGGCTGCAGAAGGCCGCCGGAACCGCGACGGACTTCTCGAGTGCACAGTTCCGCACCGCCCGGGCGCTCAACCTGCCGGCCGAGTACGTGATGATCTTCCGGGTGCTACTCGGCTCCGTCGGCATCTGCGCACAGCTGGACGCCTACGCGCCGTACATGGCGATCCTCACCCGATGGCTGCCCGGGTTCACCGACGATCCTGGAAACGCCCCTGTCGACGATCTCACCGAGAGCCTCGACGGCGCGTAGGCCCCGATACCCGAGACTGCTGCGCCTCCGACCGTGCCCGTGGGCATCCGGAGATGGATGCCCACGGGCACGGTCGTTGCTCGCTGTCAGGCACACACCAGGGTCTTCCCGGGCGTCGGGCTCTTCCGTGGCCGACCTCGTGGCCTCTTGCGTGCGATGACGACTCCCTGATCGAAGATCTCACCGCCCCAGACACCCCACGGCTCGGCACGGTCGAGCGCCGCGCTCAGGCACCGGCTGCGGATCGGGCACTGCGCGCACAGCGACTTGGCCTGCTCCAGGTCGGCGGGTGTCTCGGCGAACCACAGGTCGGGGTTCCCGACTCGGCAGGGCAACTGCTCCCGGAGTGCCGAGCCGACGACTGACAATCCGTTCGAAACGGTGCTGTTCTCGGTCTGTACTCGGCATGTCACGGTAGACACGTCTTCTCCTCTGTTTCGTTCGCGTATTTCGTTCGCGGCTGGTGCCGGCTGTCGGGGTTTCGCGAACCGCGGGCGAAGGCCTGGAGCGATGAAGCTCGAAACACGAAGGCCACGGTTCGCTGTGCGATCCGTGGCCTCGGGAGGAAGGGCGGGAGTGCCTACCGAACGAGAGTTCGGTGCCTGCTCCTGGACACGGATGCGGGGGCTGCTGCTGC
This window contains:
- a CDS encoding ABC1 kinase family protein, translating into MPDIPRRSSARTAKLASIPLGIAGRAAMGFGRRLAGGDKDEIDAQLTAKAAEQLFTVLGELKGGAMKLGQALSVMEAAIPEEFAEPYREALTKLQAEAPPLPAKQVHRVLDQQLGTKWRERFAEFDDTPTASASIGQVHRAVWSDGREVAVKVQYPGADEALRADLKTLSRFAGLFTSVMPGTDIKPVLDELSARTEEELDYRIEADNQRAFAKVFDGDPKFVVPHVVASAPKVVVTEWMAATPLSAIISSGTTEQRNTAGALLAEFHFVSPARVGLLHCDPHPGNFMLHDDGRLGIIDFGATAPMPEGLPPVLGRMVRLSLNEQFDELTELLRDNGFVLPGRTVTDQEIADYLRPFTDPIRTESFHFTRAWLQKAAGTATDFSSAQFRTARALNLPAEYVMIFRVLLGSVGICAQLDAYAPYMAILTRWLPGFTDDPGNAPVDDLTESLDGA
- a CDS encoding WhiB family transcriptional regulator; amino-acid sequence: MSTVTCRVQTENSTVSNGLSVVGSALREQLPCRVGNPDLWFAETPADLEQAKSLCAQCPIRSRCLSAALDRAEPWGVWGGEIFDQGVVIARKRPRGRPRKSPTPGKTLVCA